A genomic segment from Drosophila willistoni isolate 14030-0811.24 chromosome 2L unlocalized genomic scaffold, UCI_dwil_1.1 Seg168, whole genome shotgun sequence encodes:
- the LOC6640819 gene encoding uncharacterized protein LOC6640819 has protein sequence MRPIWESAARPLFVRSVWQETIGRRHFILDYEPRQRQRWKRQKAKRGESQQQTQSCEYYDQTIEDSVEYLDEYLLLDATKLTLQQQQQQPLQGGRMNNSSSSSKDQRGHHTSRQAKRRAWLLSRGKTYHSDHYHNHNQLSDHQSRRSSLQDTSTLSMTANNPEERLAERVLNWLDLAGRTDIVKSPTALAPPLTNSAQVGTRTANQKYHHHHRHNHRSVSLKRIATAAAHNYNHNQRATTARKPIKQQQQLPPPAATTTNHNQSANSGNHLNPNAKPITIIFNKEGIPVRLNRPARNIDLCAMSNSASTTRRLAGQLASARLYNGGVSTPSITEETLRTPPQSSRGLNSTAASHSLDSRKQLHIFMPSLPKKGLLNGANCSEDGLSTSFSELCQL, from the exons ATGCGACCCATTTGGGAATCGGCTGCTCGGCCGCTATTTGTGCGCTCCGTGTGGCAGGAGACAATCGGTCGAAGGCATTTCATACTCGATTACGAGCCGCGTCAGCGACAACGTTGGAAGCGACAGAAGGCCAAAAGAGGAG agAGCCAACAGCAGACACAATCATGCGAGTATTATGATCAGACGATTGAGGACTCTGTAGAGTATTTGGATGAATATTTGCTCTTGGATGCCACAAAATTGActttgcagcagcagcaacaacaac CACTACAGGGAGGCAGAATGAATAACTCCTCTTCATCCAGTAAGGATCAGAGAGGCCATCACACAAGTCGTCAGGCTAAGAGAAGAGCCTGGTTATTAAGTCGCGGCAAGACTTATCATTCCGATCATTATCATAATCACAATCAACTGAGCGATCATCAGTCACGGCGAAGTTCTCTCCAAGATACCAGCACACTCTCAATGACAGCCAATAATCCGGAAGAACGTTTAGCCGAGCGAGTCCTCAATTGGCTAGATTTGGCTGGGCGGACAGATATCGTGAAAAGTCCCACAGCTCTTGCCCCACCACTGACAAATAGCGCCCAAGTGGGTACGAGGACCGCAAATCAAAAatatcatcaccatcatcgtCACAATCATCGCAGTGTTAGTCTCAAGCGTATAGCCACAGCTGCCGCTCACAATTACAATCACAATCAGAGAGCAACAACTGCCAGGAAACCcattaaacaacaacagcaactgccTCCACCTGCAGCCACCACGACAAACCACAATCAATCAGCAAACAGTGGCAACCACTTGAATCCAAATGCCAAGCCCATTACAATTATATTCAACAAAGAGGGTATCCCAGTCCGTCTCAATCGTCCGGCTAGGAATATAGATCTCTGTGCCATGAGCAATTCCGCCAGCACGACAAGACGCCTGGCTGGTCAATTGGCTTCGGCCAGGCTCTATAATGGAGGCGTGTCTACTCCTTCTATAACCGAGGAGACACTTCGAACGCCGCCTCAAAGCAGTCGAGGATTAAACTCCACAGCTGCGTCACATTCGTTGGACAGTCGGAAGCAACTGCACATCTTTATGCCCAGTTTGCCCAAGAAAGGTCTGCTAAATGGCGCCAATTGCAGTGAGGATGGCCTCAGCACCAGTTTCAGTGAGCTGTGTCAGTTGTAG
- the LOC6640821 gene encoding uncharacterized protein LOC6640821 has product MSTDEDSLGSPLLPSTPTPPPQLPVERTGKSGRHIPDLLRHQHSFEARYSSLIQKQIWENSINKDVLERQLNAYFPFSRSASLNKETADGFNQMKLSAATAAVAAASSSSSSPSTSAPGSSLKTKSSVGTTSKKRLEKMDRKCLEKLETIDVADQEVQAKKKSL; this is encoded by the coding sequence atGTCCACTGATGAGGATTCATTGGGCAGTCCCCTGTTGCCGAGCACACCGACTCCGCCGCCTCAACTGCCAGTTGAACGGACTGGCAAAAGCGGTCGTCATATACCCGATCTACTCAGACATCAGCATAGCTTCGAGGCACGCTACAGTAGTCTCATACAGAAGCAAATCTGGGAGAATAGCATTAATAAGGATGTCCTAGAGAGACAATTAAATGCCTATTTCCCATTTAGTCGCAGTGCCTCATTGAACAAAGAGACTGCGGATGGGTTCAATCAAATGAAACTCTCAGCGGCAACCgcagcagtggcagcagcttcatcctcatcatcatcaccatcaacATCGGCTCCAGGAAGTTCATTAAAAACTAAATCATCGGTGGGTACAACGTCGAAAAAGCGTCTAGAGAAAATGGATAGAAAGTGTCTAGAAAAATTGGAGACCATCGATGTGGCTGATCAGGAGGTACAGGCAAAGAAAAAATCACTGTAA